A region from the Lolium perenne isolate Kyuss_39 chromosome 4, Kyuss_2.0, whole genome shotgun sequence genome encodes:
- the LOC127292017 gene encoding uncharacterized protein, with translation MDTAVFSAASLFHADDDSDDDGRRDQAQVSADGENQEQALEYEERLHKFPGLDLSIREFSCHQLNANLLWPGTFFFAAWLAKNPSVLEGQRILELGSGTGALAIFLRKTYGVDITTSDYGDKDIEENIAHNCRVNNLDLLPHIRHTWGDPFPVLRPDWNMVIASDILLYVKQYPNLIKTLSFLLKESDLNGKRAGCTNITTKSGEQVVVTYPVFLMSWRRRIGKDQSIFFEGCEKAGLGVQHLGDLVYLINKKK, from the exons ATGGACACCGCCGTCTTCTCCGCCGCCTCTCTCTTCCACGCcgacgacgacagcgacgacgacggccggCGAG ACCAGGCGCAGGTGAGCGCCGACGGGGAGAACCAGGAGCAGGCGCTGGAGTACGAGGAGAGGCTCCACAAGTTCCCAGGCCTG GACTTGAGCATCAGAGAATTTTCATGTCATCAGCTAAATGCCAATTTGCTATGGCCTGGGACATTTTTCTTTGCTGCCTGGCTAGCTAAGAATCCATCAGTCCTTGAGGGTCAACGAATCCTGGAACTAGGAAG TGGAACAGGGGCTTTAGCCATTTTCCTGCGAAAAACATATGGAGTTGATATTACGACTTCTGATTATGGCGACAAGGACATTGAAGAAAATATAGCTCACAACTGCAGAGTTAATAATTTGGATCTGTTACCTCACATCCGCC ACACCTGGGGAGATCCGTTCCCCGTCCTCCGCCCCGATTGGAATATGGTGATCGCCAGTGATATTCTACTAT ATGTTAAGCAGTATCCGAACCTGATAAAGACGCTATCGTTCCTTCTGAAAGAATCCGACCTTAACGGGAAAAGAGCTGGCTGCACAAACATTACAACTAAATCAG GAGAACAAGTGGTCGTGACGTACCCGGTGTTTCTGATGAGTTGGCGTAGAAGGATTGGCAAAGACCAGTCGATTTTCTTCGAAGGATGCGAAAAGGCAGGCCTCGGAGTGCAGCATCTGGGTGACCTTGTGTACCTCATCAACAAGAAGAAGTGA